A portion of the Patagioenas fasciata isolate bPatFas1 chromosome W, bPatFas1.hap1, whole genome shotgun sequence genome contains these proteins:
- the LOC136114660 gene encoding large ribosomal subunit protein eL37-like produces MTKGTSSFGKRRNKTHTLCRRCGSKAYHLQKSTCGKCGYPAKRKRKYNWSAKAKRRNTTGTGRMRHLKRVYRRFRNGFLEGTTPKPKRVAASSSS; encoded by the exons ATG ACAAAAGGTACATCATCATTTGGTAAGCGACGAAATAAGACACACACCTTGTGTCGTCGATGTGGGTCCAAGGCATACCATCTGCAGAAATCCACCTGTGGGAAATGTGGTTACCCTGCAAAGCGTAAGAGAAAGT ATAACTGGAGTGCAAAGGCTAAAAGACGCAACACCACTGGTACTGGTCGCATGAGGCACCTGAAAAGAGTCTACCGTCGATTCAG GAATGGATTCCTTGAGGGAACCACACCGAAGCCCAAGAGAGTTGCAGCCTCCAGTTCATCGTAA